The proteins below are encoded in one region of Peromyscus eremicus chromosome 10, PerEre_H2_v1, whole genome shotgun sequence:
- the Med28 gene encoding mediator of RNA polymerase II transcription subunit 28: MAGSLGGMFSGQPPGPPPPPPGLPGQASLLQAAPGASRPSNSTLVDELESSFEACFASLVSQDYVNGTDQEEIRTGVDQCIQKFLDIARQTECFFLQKRLQLSVQKPDQVIKEDVSELRSELQRKDALVQKHLTKLRHWQQVLDDINVQHKKPAEMPQGSLAFLEQASANIPAPLKQT; the protein is encoded by the exons ATGGCGGGGTCTCTCGGCGGCATGTTCTCCGGGCAGCCACCCGGTCCCCCGCCGCCCCCGCCGGGGCTCCCAGGCCAGGCGTCGCTTCTGCAGGCAGCGCCTGGGGCTTCGAGACCGTCCAACAGCACTTTGGTGGACGAGTTGGAGTCGTCGTTCGAG GCTTGCTTTGCTTCCCTTGTGAGTCAGGATTATGTCAATGGAACTGATCAGGAAGAAATTCGAACTG gtGTTGATCAGTGTATTCAGAAGTTTTTGGACATTGCAAGACAGACAGAATGTTTTTTCTTACAAAAAAGGTTGCAGTTGTCTGTCCAGAAACCGGATCAAGTTATCAAAGAG GATGTCTCCGAACTAAGGAGTGAACTGCAGCGGAAAGATGCGCTGGTCCAGAAGCACTTGACAAAACTGAGGCATTGGCAGCAGGTGCTGGACGACATCAATGTGCAGCACAAGAAGCCGGCCGAAATGCCACAGGGCTCCTTGGCCTTCCTTGAGCAAGCATCTGCCAATATTCCTGCACCCCTGAAGCAGACCTGA